The genomic segment GAGAATCGACATCGCCCTCGCCTTCAACCGGGCCGTTCGCGAGGGACGGGTGCGCGCCCCCATCGTGCTGGGACGGGACCACCACGACGTCTCCGGCACCGACTCACCCTTCCGGGAAACCGCCGATATTCAAGACGGCTCGAACCGCACCGCGGACATGGCGGTGCAGAACTTCGCCGGCGACGCCTTCCGGGGCGCCACCTGGGTCTCTCTCCACAACGGCGGCGGCGTGGGGTGGGGCGAGGTGATCAACGGCGGTTTCGGGCTCGTGCTGGACGGGTCGGACCGCGCGGGTGAACGGGCGGCGGCGATGCTCTCCTGGGACGTCTCCAACGGACTCGCCAGGCGCGCCTGGGCGGGGAATCCGGGCGCCCGCTACGCGGTGGAGCGCGCGATAGAAGCGGAGGAAGGGATGCGGGTCACACTCGCCGAGGAGGCGGAAGAGGATTTGGTGGAGCGATCCATCGGCGAGGCGTTCCCGTAGGATACAGAACGGGACCGGCGGTCTATCGTTTCGGTAATGATAGTACGGCGGGGGGGAAGACATTGCCAGCGGGTTCGGGGAGCGCGCGAGCCTTCCTCACCACTCCGTGGGGAATCCGGCGTCGGAGTAGGCGTTCTCCAACATCTGGCGGTGCCCCATCTCCATGGCCGCCAGATCGAGGAAGACCTTCCTCTCTTCCGGATCATCGCACCCCTTCGCGAGCCCGGTGTAGAGGTCCTTCGCCTCCTCTTCCTTCTTCATCGCCAGACGGAGCGCGTCCGCGATCGCCATCTCCGCCGAAGGGAAAGGACCGGGGCGACTGGGGAGGAGGCGGTCCGGTACGCGATCGAACCGGATCTCCATCTCCTGGTTGGCGAGGAAACGTTCGATCATCGCCTTGTGTTTCGCCTCTTCTTTACTCAGCTCCCGAAAGAGGCTCCTCAGGGCGCCGTTGGATGTGACCTCCGCGGCGCGCCGGTAGAATCTTTGGGCTTCCGCCTCGTTCTGGACTGCGAACTCCAGCGTTTTCCGGAACAGCTTGCGATCCATCGTGTCCCCCAAGTGTGAATCCGTTTCGTCTTCTCTTTTCCGAAGATACAGCCTTCGCCTCACCGGCGCCACCCGGCCGGCCGCCTTGACAGAAAAGGCGCCGG from the Candidatus Eisenbacteria bacterium genome contains:
- a CDS encoding ferritin family protein: MDRKLFRKTLEFAVQNEAEAQRFYRRAAEVTSNGALRSLFRELSKEEAKHKAMIERFLANQEMEIRFDRVPDRLLPSRPGPFPSAEMAIADALRLAMKKEEEAKDLYTGLAKGCDDPEERKVFLDLAAMEMGHRQMLENAYSDAGFPTEW